The following proteins come from a genomic window of Daphnia carinata strain CSIRO-1 chromosome 6, CSIRO_AGI_Dcar_HiC_V3, whole genome shotgun sequence:
- the LOC130702495 gene encoding dnaJ homolog subfamily C member 9-like — MELTKICDKYFHCSNLYDLFGIDKNADRRSLKKAYFKRSLRYYPGLLIVSERSQTDHEASEKFKTLFKIYSILSDNERKWVYDKTGCVWLDEELLGHDFDWVGHWRLTFKKANYEAIVSFLNKYRGSQEETADIKQLFRLYKGNIQKIMNLVLCSTREDEKRIQDIVQFIVSAHNPYPVNHTPSCILKNTAKEKKSVKRNAVSEENPQKKRHREL, encoded by the exons ATGGAGCTCACAAAAATATGTGACAAATATTTTCACTGCTCCAATCTCTATGACCTTTTCGGAATTGATAAAAACGCAGATAGAAGATCAT taaaGAAAGCATACTTCAAACGCTCTCTGAGATATTATCCTGGCCTTTTAATTGTGAGTGAGAGAAGCCAAACTGACCACGAAGCTTCAGAAAAGTTTAAaaccctttttaaaatatactCCATTTTAAGTGATAATGAAAGGAAATGGGTGTATGATAAAACAG GTTGTGTCTGGCTAGATGAAGAACTTTTGGGACATGATTTTGATTGGGTTGGTCACTGGAGGCTCACCTTTAAGAAAGCAAATTATGAAGccattgtttcttttctgaatAAGTATCGAGGTTCTCAAGAGGAAACTGCCGATATCAAGCAACTTTTTAGGCTCTACAAAGGcaatattcaaaaaataatgaatttaGTCCTGTGTAGTACTcgagaagatgaaaaaaggaTCCAGGACATTGTTCAGTTTATAGTTAGTGCACATAACCCATATCCAGTAAACCATACTCCCAGCTGTATTTTAAAGAACActgcaaaagagaaaaagtcTGTCAAACGTAATGCTGTCAGTGAGgaaaacccccaaaaaaagaggCATAGAGAGCTCTGA
- the LOC130702494 gene encoding dnaJ homolog subfamily C member 9-like, translating into MKRLTELCDKHFNSTSLYDVLGVDKDVDDAAVKRAYYKQSLKVHPDRVGEEEKENATEKFQTLGKVYSILSDQEKRKIYDETGCVDDDDFVKADMNWEDYWRLLFKKVTEQDITEFENKYKGSEEETLDVKQLYERYKGDMDKIMSSVLCATTDDEPRIREIIQKMVDNTEIPSYKAFTSEPKKKRDARKKKGEREAKMAEKMAEELGLKNSLDGSEDSLRSLIQKRNMDRAASANNFFSALEAKYGGKTSKKRSTSKRKEKNESNDDSEEDEVLPQRSKKGRVSKK; encoded by the exons ATGAAAAGGTTAACTGAACTGTGTGATAAGCATTTTAATAGCACTTCCCTGTATGATGTGTTAGGAGTAGACAAAGATGTTGATGATGCAGCAG TGAAAAGAGCATATTACAAGCAATCACTAAAAGTTCACCCAGACAGAGTTGGTgaagaggagaaagaaaatgcaacTGAAAAGTTTCAAACTCTTGGCAAAGTCTATTCAATCTTGAGTGAtcaggaaaaacgaaaaatttatgACGAAACAG GATGTGTTGACGATGATGATTTCGTGAAGGCTGACATGAACTGGGAAGATTATTGGAgacttcttttcaaaaaagtaACAGAGCAAGATattacagaatttgaaaacaaatacaaagGGTCTGAAGAAGAAACTTTAGATGTTAAACAACTGTATGAGCGTTACAAG GGAGATATGGACAAGATTATGAGCTCAGTATTGTGTGCAACTACTGATGATGAGCCTAGAATACGagaaattattcaaaagaTGGTAGATAATACTGAGATACCTAGCTACAAAGCTTTTACTTCTGAACCGAAGAAAAAGCGAGACgctcgaaaaaagaaaggcgaaCGCGAAGccaaaatggcggaaaaaatgGCCGAAGAATTGGGCCTTAAGAATTCCCTAGATGG AAGTGAAGACAGTCTCCGATCCTTAATTCAAAAGAGGAACATGGATAGAGCCGCCTCAGCAAACAATTTTTTCAGTGCGCTTGAGGCTAAGTACGGAGGTAAAACATCCAAGAAACGAAGCACTAgtaaaaggaaagagaaaaacgaaagcaaTGATGATAGTGAAGAGGACGAAGTGTTGCCTCAAAGAAGCAAGAAAGGAAGGGTctcaaagaaatga
- the LOC130702493 gene encoding ribonucleases P/MRP protein subunit POP1-like: MTDEKYKMVNNIPADISVARFATVRAQEIVALTTMIENPQTTKLIFQKLPCHMRRRAMSHNPNRMPRALREAHKAQMAKSGPALKPKRPRRKYRRRPSRLLEEYKKRSNKISWLETHLWHAKRFHMTAKWGYRLPEKSCARGHRFCYRSVAEHCILLDISYLCCIEIQGPQNAIIDGLAPLCDPKTGTTFGASSLLNGTREGRVTVFQRNSFSRGPIGLVNFLWRHGETADMRTLWIWCHPAFYEQFLVELKSGYGSDPDSKIQQTKINITLNKGKLNRFRLRGPSAHSVLSNLLDKDIRKVFIASQTPGFVTGVDVRDPRMILPQSRVKEYTSMPAQCETVMTSGSRLWDASVRDQIAQRRTSFPDYVVNNRRSQLLVPGSELPIQPEEIPIPLLLVNASYESCDFVPGCDVIIPAGWATAFWLALTYSGGHAGGLKDVESMNFEYRICRDLCLEVDSDAGKIAAAEQKIKLMEEYFRRPPKTRINFIKLGTPFPFSIDWNRLLIDWDYQVEHSFTVLRDKKLLNTLLLKKQNLLSELFFSHSHLVAVTIRLTHGSPGDFAMICLPKTDDKFNSTINEPIHQDPGAKERKILRQQHSALLKNLAKKRKECRRSDDNVTDFSSAAVIAIHKEKMRSLWLPMSCNLKTSYARPVIGFVTQGDFGLSEGKGIGRGYIVISSVSQISASLVLVRNPGTSLYMWAEIAFC, from the exons ATGACtgatgaaaaatataaaatggtGAACAACATTCCTGCAGATATATCTGTGGCTCGATTTGCTACTGTAAGAGCTCAAGAAATTGTTGCACTTACCACAATGATAG AAAATCCTCAAACCACAAagttaatttttcaaaaactgccATGTCATATGAGAAGGAGAGCTATGAGCCATAATCCAAATAGGATGCCCAGAGCTTTGAGAGAGGCACACAAGGCTCAA ATGGCAAAAAGTGGTCCAGCTTTAAAGCCAAAAAGACCTAGAAGGAAATATCGACGGAGACCAAGCAGACTCCTTGAAGAGTATAAGAAACGATCTAACAAAATTTCTTGGCTTGAAACACACTTGTGGCATGCCAAAAG GTTTCATATGACTGCCAAATGGGGCTATCGACTTCCTGAAAAGTCTTGTGCTCGTGGTCACAGATTTTGCTACCGTTCTGTAGCTGAGCATTGCATACTTCTG GATATATCTTACTTGTGTTGCATTGAAATACAAGGGCCACAGAATGCAATCATTGATGGTCTTGCCCCGCTTTGTGATCCTAAAACTGGCACCACCTTTGGCGCTTCTTCTTTGCTAAATGGAACTCGGGAAGGTCGAGTTACggtttttcaaagaaatagCTTCTCGCGAGGTCCTATAGGCTTGGTGAATTTTTTGTGGCGACACGGAGAAACAGCTGATATGCGGACCTTGTGGATATGGTGCCACCCAGCATTCTATGAACAGTTTTTGGTGGAGCTCAAATCTGGTTATGGATCAGACCCTGATTCAAAAATTCAGCAAACCAAGATTAACATCACTTTGAACAAAGGGAAGTTAAATCGGTTTAGATTGCGAGGACCCTCCGCACATTCTGTCTTATCAAATCTACTAGATAAAGACATCCGGAAGGTTTTTATTGCATCACAGACCCCTGGATTTGTCACCGGTGTAGACGTCCGAGATCCTCGTATGATTCTTCCACAATCTCGGGTTAAGGAGTACACTTCCATGCCAGCCCAATGTGAAACCGTAATGACGAGCGGTAGTAGATTATGGGATGCCAGCGTTCGAGATCAAATTGCCCAGAGGCGAACTTCGTTCCCTGACTATGTTGTCAATAACCGGCGCAGTCAGTTACTGGTTCCTGGATCTGAGCTGCCCATTCAACCAGAAGAGATTCCCATACCACTATTACTTGTGAATGCATCTTACGAGAGTTGCG ATTTCGTTCCTGGTTGTGACGTTATTATCCCGGCTGGATGGGCTACAGCTTTCTGGCTTGCACTGACATATAGTGGAGGGCATGCGGGAGGCCTGAAAGATGTGGAAAGCATGAATTTTGAATATCGAATTTGTCGTGATCTATGCCTAGAGGTCGATAGCGACGCTGGAAAGATTGCGGCCGCTGAACAGAAAATCAAACTAATGGAAGAATACTTTCGTAGACCACCTAAAACGAGAATCAACTTCATAAAATTAGGGACTCCGTTCCCCTTCAGTATTGACTGGAATCGTCTCTTAATAGACTGGGATTATCAAGTGGAACACAGTTTCACTGTGCTACGTGATAAGAAGCTACTGAATACGTTATTgttgaaaaagcaaaatttacTATCAGAGCTTTTCTTCTCTCACTCGCACTTGGTGGCTGTGACAATTCGATTGACACATGGTTCACCTGGTGATTTCGCAATGATCTGCCTACCAAAAACGGATGACAAATTCAACTCAACAATAAATGAACCTATTCATCAGGATCCAGGTGCCAAAGAACGGAAGATATTACGTCAGCAGCACAGCGCACTGTTAAAAAATCTTgccaagaagagaaaagaatgtcGAAGGTCAGATGACAATGTTACAGATTTTTCCAGTGCCGCAGTAATTGCTATTCATAAGGAAAAAATGCGTTCGTTATGGTTACCAATGTCTTGCAATTTGAAGACTTCTTATGCACGGCCGGTAATAGGATTCGTTACCCAGGGAGATTTCGGCCTCAGTGAAGGAAAAGGTATTGGTCGTGGATACATAGTCATTAGTTCCGTTTCACAGATTTCTGCATCACTTGTGTTGGTTCGAAATCCTGGAACAAGCTTGTATATGTGGGCCGAAATTGCATTCTGTTAA
- the LOC130702091 gene encoding LOW QUALITY PROTEIN: E3 ubiquitin-protein ligase parkin-like (The sequence of the model RefSeq protein was modified relative to this genomic sequence to represent the inferred CDS: inserted 1 base in 1 codon), with protein MIKWLLSLIRSILDRIVNFFWPKDTSEFTLPVYIKAAGGKTFLIEMSREWDVARIKKFIAPKLGLKVEDISIILAGKSLADDLLLEECDLGHNSILNAVKLKVVKKDDAIPSNEKKPGVTPFHQDKPLCETLLDLQLTEEEQKLLHKSLVQNGKLRVRCSLCKAGAFTVDRDPCCWDDVLRPEQVSGTCQIEGCDHSWAEFYFKCAHHPSQGEMDSTLPLYLVKSNFKQVQCLACMDVSDPVLVFQCSSSHVICLDCFQQYCISRLNERRFVFNSNIGYTLPCPAGCENSLIDGTQHFKILGVEQYQRLLHFGAEEYVMSVGGVLCPQPGCGMGLLADPSCRRIQCRGGCEFVFCRDCLQGYHIDECQPNGDGNFQSMLTTTEYVVDPRRAAQAMWDADSRVTIRVTSKPCPKXRTPTERDGGCMHMICTRQQCGFHWCWVCQTEWTRECMGSHWFG; from the exons ATGATAAAGTGGCTGTTGTCTCTCATTCGTTCAATATTGGACAGgattgtgaattttttttggcccAAAGACACAAGTGAATTTACTCTACCTGTTTACATAAAAGCTGCGGGGGGGAAAACATTTCTTATTGAAATGAGTCGGGAATGGGACGTGGCTCGGATAAAGAAGTTTATAGCTCCAAAACTTGGCCTAAAAGTCGAAGACATCAGCATTATCCTTGCTGGTAAAAGTCTTGCAGATGATCTCCTACTAGAG GAATGTGATCTTGGTCACAATAGCATTCTTAATGCTGTCAAACTTAAGGTggtaaaaaaagatgatgcaaTACCTTCTAATGAAAAGAAGCCAGGAGTCACACCGTTTCACCAGGATAAGCCTTTATGTGAAACACTGCTTGACCTGCAATTgacagaagaagaacaaaagtTACTGCACAAATCACTTG TCCAGAATGGTAAACTGCGGGTCCGTTGCAGCCTTTGCAAAGCCGGTGCCTTTACAGTAGACCGAGATCCGTGCTGCTGGGATGATGTCTTGCGACCAGAACAAGTAAGCGGCACTTGCCAAATAGAAGGTTGTGATCATTCGTGGGCCGAATTCTACTTCAAATGTGCACACCATCCTTCACAAGGAGAGATGGATTCTACCCTTCCACTCTATCTGGTCAAATCGAATTTCAAACAGGTCCAATGTCTGGCCTGTATGGATGTTAG TGATCCTGTGTTGGTTTTCCAGTGTTCCAGTTCCCATGTGATATGTTTAGACTGCTTTCAACAGTACTGTATATCTCGGTTGAACGAGAGAcgctttgttttcaattcaaataTCGGTTACACCCTACCCTGCCCAGCTGGATGCGAAAACTCATTGATTGATGGAAcccaacatttcaaaatacTTGGAGTTGAGCAGTACCAGCGCCTTCTGCACTTTGGGGCAGAGGAATACGTTATGTCAGTAGGTGGTGTGCTTTGTCCACAACCCGGATGTGGCATGGGCTTACTTGCAGACCCTTCTTGTAGACGGATTCAGTGCAGAGGAGGATGTGAG tttgttttttgccgCGATTGTTTACAAGGTTATCATATTGACGAATGTCAACCAAATGGAGACGGTAATTTTCAATCCATGTTGACTACCACCGAGTATGTTGTTGATCCTAGACGAGCTGCACAG GCCATGTGGGATGCAGACAGTCGCGTTACTATCCGTGTCACTTCAAAGCCGTGCCCAA GCAGAACGCCAACTGAACGCGATG GAGGTTGTATGCATATGATTTGTACGCGCCAACAGTGCGGGTTCCATTGGTGCTGGGTTTGCCAGACTGAGTGGACGAGGGAGTGCATGGGAAGTCACTGGTTCGGATAA
- the LOC130702082 gene encoding translocation protein SEC63 homolog — translation MGGQKFQYDESGSTFVYFLLSFLALILVPCTYYCIFKKKEEKKLNKEQLSTFQPCKNKWARLERKDPGETVKKIVIKLAIILGWVLFCYVAYKTSQYDYEYANFDPYEILQVEVGASPAVVKSAYRKLSLIYHPDKKTGDEKTFMKITRAHQALTDETARRNWEMYGNPDGPGAISFGIALPSWIVEKENSIWVLGLYALLFMVALPVSVGTWWYRSIRYSGDQVLLDTTQMYYYFFHKTPHMAIKRVLMILGASAEFHRRNNPEIQERRSDNVEVPQLMKRLPQLNEKNKERPLCFMYSIKSRTLLHAHLSRLDLPQSTLEEDRCAVIKKCPALIQEMVVCVSQLIMLAHAGRLSRMPSLVTLEGCMKLSAMVVQGLWECKSPLLQLPHITDDNLKYFSSKRHQIRTLEQLARLKDEDRRACLHHLDDNQYNDLVLALGGMPYVDMSIKYEVVDDEATTVYTAGAIVTVTVALARRDLSVLFANEKDTSNEFVENGEVIPEEEEKQEPKKKTLPWQKNKGKRANNKKSGKKTSFKKETDEKKKVTARSSKAATKTKEEESESCSEDDVEDEVEVDDYDEGEAEAEEKSANNDSSEPEKDDDQLEKLQSDVAMRRQRLLEGKSQFSHSVYCPFFPEDKQEYWWAYITDRKQQMLLTAPYHITNLVEHEEIQLKFTAPFKPGFYTFAVCLRSDSYFGFDQMKDIKMDVKEAAEIPTEHPQWDISDDEDEEDKNSGGSESEFATDDDDEESGKD, via the exons ATGGGTGGACAGAAGTTTCAGTACGACGAGAGTGGTTCGACCTTCGTGTACTtccttctttcatttttggcgCTCATATTGGTCCCGTGCACATATTATTGcatctttaaaaagaaggaagaaa aaaaactaaataaagAACAGCTAAGTACATTCCAGCCCTGCAAGAACAAATGGGCAAGGCTGGAACGGAAGGATCCTGGAGAGACAGTTAAGAAGATTGTCAT AAAATTAGCAATCATCCTAGGATGGGTGCTTTTCTGCTATGTAGCATATAAAACTTCACAGTATGACTATGAATATGCTAACTTTGATCCATATGAAATTCTGCAAGTGGAAGTTGGTGCCTCCCCGGCAGTGGTTAAGAGTGCCTATCGCAAACTTTCCCTCATCTACCATCCTGACAAGAAAACTGGTGACGAGAAAACTTTCATGAAAATTACAAGAGCTCACCAG gcTTTGACAGATGAAACAGCCAGAAGAAACTGGGAAATGTACGGAAATCCCGATGGACCGGGAGCAATCAGTTTTGGAATTGCTCTCCCGTCCTGGattgtagaaaaagaaaactcgaTTTGGGTTCTAGGACTTTATGCATTATTGTTCATGGTAGCCTTACCCGTCAGCGTTGGAACGTGGTGGTATCGCTCTATTCGCTACTCTGGTGATCAAGTACTTCTCGATACGACCCAGATGTACTACTACTTTTTCCACAAGACACCCCATATGGCCATCAAGCGAGTGCTGATGATCCTCGGAGCTTCGGCCGAGTTCCACCGAAGAAACAATCCCGAAATTCAGGAGCGTCGCAGTGACAATGTAGAAGTACCTCAACTGATGAAACGATTGCCACAGCTCAACGAAAAGAACAAGGAACGGCCGTTGTGTTTCATGTATTCCATCAAATCACGCACGCTTTTACATGCTCATCTCTCCCGGTTAGATCTGCCGCAGTCGACGTTGGAAGAAGATCGTTGCGCTGTG ATCAAGAAGTGCCCCGCTTTGATTCAAGAGATGGTTGTCTGTGTTTCTCAGCTTATCATGCTGGCCCACGCAGGACGATTGAGCCGCATGCCATCCTTGGTTACCTTGGAAGGTTGTATGAAATTGTCAGCCATGGTCGTACAAGGGCTTTGGGAATGTAAAAGTCCGCTTTTACAATTGCCGCATATCACTGACGACAATCTAAAGTATTTTTCTAGCAAGCGACATCAG ATCCGCACACTGGAACAACTCGCCCGGCTAAAAGATGAAGACCGAAGGGCTTGTTTACACCACCTTGACGACAACCAATACAATGATTTAGTTCTAGCACTTGGAGGAATGCCTTATGTGGATATGAGTATCAAATATGAAGTTGTTGATGACGAGGCCACCACAGTGTATACGGCTGGTGCGATCGTCACG GTAACTGTTGCCTTGGCAAGAAGAGATCTGAGCGTTCTATTTGCCAACGAAAAAGATACATCCAACGAGTTCGTTGAAAATGGTGAAGTGAtaccagaagaagaagaaaagcaggAACCCAAAAAGAAGACGCTACCTTGGcagaaaaacaaagggaagagagcaaataacaagaaaagtgGCAAAAAAACATCATTCAAGAAGGAAACAgatgagaaaaagaaggttACAGCCAGATCAAGTAAGGCTGccaccaaaacaaaagaagaagaatccgAGAGTTGCAGTGAAGATGATGTAGAAGACGAAGTTGAAGTTGACGACTATGACGAGGGTGAGGCTGAAGCTGAAGAAAAATCAGCGAACAACGATAGCTCCGAGCCAGAAAAAGATGACGATCAATTAGAAAAGCTTCAAAGCGACGTTGCAATGAGGCGGCAGAGATTGTTGGAAGGTAAAAGTCAGTTCTCGCATTCCGTGTATTGTCCGTTTTTCCCTGAAGATAAACAAGAGTATTGGTGGGCTTACATCAcggaccgaaaacaacaaatgctATTGACAGCACCGTACCACATCACCAATCTGGTAGAGCATGAAGAAATCCAGCTTAAATTTACAGCTCCTTTCAAACCAGGTTTCTACACCTTTGCTGTGTGTTTACGCTCCGATTCGTACTTTGGTTTCGATCAAATGAAGGATATCAAG ATGGATGTTAAAGAAGCCGCAGAGATTCCAACAGAACATCCGCAGTGGGACATCTCCGATGACGAGGACGAAGAAGATAAAAATTCTGGCGGATCCGAATCTGAATTTGCCActgacgacgacgatgaagagAGCGGCAAAGATTAA
- the LOC130702086 gene encoding uncharacterized protein LOC130702086 codes for MAKEKKSAISKDTTKLAASPLTVKPKNVKLVPPDGGWGWVIILATSINLMVLPTTVTCFGVLVPFIIREYDSANIAGVSWIPGIAVAVLNLTGPWVSAMLKIYSHRRLASIGSVTMVVAIIFSAFAGSMLIWYASYGLLLGFGCSLSGVMGLLLLQEYFLKRRHMANGIAMAGGSIGQMLIPLIMQSLFDGFGLRGGLLIYSAVVLQGLVAALLLQPSRWHWKLEDTPNVEVELLEKQPEPTPMIRDVETLSAVGKSRPTSWTGNAFIKASADIRRVQQMDGDINRMRSRSVASGRGSTHDSEAGPDSRTTSMHVLNYLGSVGSLVSLELATVHEMPVTMSLAQMQKQLKTRTQTDERPKWLQFMPRCPPAASILDLNLMKDPFFIVMSVVMALGRLSYQQFNVLVPSFAQSVGVPPTAAASLVTILAASDTVARLAIPILAGKFSKYITTLTVFLIEFAICGVGSFALAFSTDFVGMVISCVIYGIGVGGITGMQVVVIVQTLGMDKLAAAFGLNLFIGGLIVFPGIIIIGYIQVLTQSFAVCFHIVGGVCIMCCCLWAPLPMMLRRRNANLPK; via the exons AtggctaaagaaaaaaaaagtgcgattaGCAAAGACACCACGAAACTGGCAGCATCTCCACTCACAGTGAAACCGAAAAACGTGAAACTGGTACCTCCGGACGGTGGATGGGGATGGGTCATCATCCTAGCTACAAGCATCAACCTG ATGGTGCTTCCAACAACTGTAACTTGTTTCGGTGTTCTAGTGCCATTTATCATTCGCGAGTACGATTCAGCCAACATTGCTGGCGTCTCATGGATTCCAGGAATAGCTGTGGCCGTCCTGAACTTAACAG GTCCCTGGGTGTCGGCCATGTTGAAGATTTACTCTCATCGACGTCTGGCATCTATTGGTTCCGTAACAATGGTCGTTGCCATCATTTTTTCCGCATTCGCCGGAAGCATGCTAATTTGGTATGCGTCTTACGGACTTTTGCTCGGCTTTGGCTGCAGCCTTAGTGGTGTCATGGGTCTCTTGCTTTTGCAAGAGTATTTCCTAAAGCGACGACATATGGCTAATG GTATCGCTATGGCCGGAGGATCAATTGGTCAGATGCTCATTCCCTTGATCATGCAGAGCTTGTTTGATGGTTTTGGATTGCGCGGTGGATTGCTGATCTACTCGGCTGTCGTGCTGCAAGGGCTCGTGGCTGCCCTCCTACTTCAGCCATCCAGATGGCACTGGAAACTAGAAGACACCCCAAACGTTGAAGTTGAATTGCTGGAAAAGCAACCGGAGCCAACGCCGATGATTCGGGATGTTGAAACGCTTTCAGCTGTTGGTAAGAGCCGACCCACCAGCTGGACTGGTAACGCTTTCATCAAGGCATCAGCCGACATCCGCCGAGTCCAGCAAATGGACGGCGACATT AACAGGATGCGATCTCGATCAGTAGCAAGCGGTCGTGGTAGTACTCACGATTCGGAGGCGGGCCCAGATTCCAGGACTACATCTATGCATGTCCTTAATTATTTGGGTAGCGTTGGCTCTTTAGTTTCCTTGGAACTAGCCACCGTCCATGAGATGCCAGTTACTATGTCGCTAGCGCAGATGCAAAAACAGTTGAAGACTCGCACGCAAACTGACGAACGACCAAAATGGCTCCAATTCATGCCTCGTTGTCCACCGGCTGCTAGCATCCTCGATTTAAATCTTATGAAAGATCCTTTCTTCATCGTCATGTCTGTCGTGATGGCTTTGGGCCGTCTGAGCTACCAGCAGTTCAACGTCCTGGTCCCGTCATTTGCTCAAAGTGTGGGGGTTCCACCAACAGCGGCTGCATCTTTGGTTACCATTCTAGCAGCGTCAGATACTGTTGCCCGTCTTGCTATTCCCATTCTGGCTGGAAAATTTTCCAAATATATTACGACTCTCACCGTCTTTTTAATCGAATTTGCCATCTGTGGTGTAGGCAGTTTTG CTCTGGCATTTTCCACTGATTTCGTTGGCATGGTAATAAGCTGCGTTATCTACGGCATTGGAGTTGGAGGAATCACTGGTATGCAAGTGGTGGTGATTGTCCAAACACTTGGTATGGATAAACTAGCAGCCGCTTTCGGTCTTAACCTTTTCATTGGTGGACTAATCGTTTTCCCAGGAATTATCATCATCG GCTATATTCAGGTGTTAACGCAAAGTTTTGCTGTTTGTTTTCACATCGTCGGCGGTGTCTGCATCATGTGCTGCTGTCTCTGGGCACCGCTTCCAATGATGTTGCGACGGAGAAATGCCAACCTTCcaaaataa
- the LOC130702092 gene encoding putative ankyrin repeat protein RF_0381, translated as MPTECTANPLQRELADSIIRFSPLDDLRILIACGASPNDPVTQGLRPLHYAVWQRYLEAVQFLLVRGSDVNARDDCGYTALHLSAEHGYTEIMSLLLEYQAKVNFSDKVGEEKADAGKPNLCDEPLHLAIKNGHYEAARILLENGANVNTRYFFGCEISLISALNPEAMELLLMYGAYPDSRDRSGLTPLMKACRNPQATETVLKLISYGADVNAQADERNDYRSVLHYAVLSGNRSMVSLLLKQGARLRPPPGDPALSKPSVLDLAVLKGDVELVRMLIEAGADVNNTSSILGSALHVACADNVANRAEIVRLLLENGANPNIAARSDEGLPHPSILAEYITSNGNKDKLDHEVVELLLRHGAQVVLKTQHRHPLGLYSILPILARHPRVFLNVMEAAESFDNVMLKRLNNVPPDFKQIILDLATQPLSLQQQCRFYLRQQLQPNIHLKIPLLEIPTILQSYLLFDIS; from the exons ATGCCTACTGAATGTACCGCCAACCCTCTTCAACGGGAATTGGCTGACAGTATCATCAGGTTCTCCCCATTG GATGATTTAAGGATACTCATTGCGTGTGGAGCCAGTCCCAATGACCCAGTAACACAAG GTTTGCGTCCGCTCCATTACGCGGTTTGGCAGCGTTACCTCGAGGCTGTCCAATTTTTACTAGTTCGTGGAAGCGACGTCAATGCTAGGGATGACTGTGGATATACTGCTCTACACTTGAGTGCCGAGCACGGCTACACAGAGATAATGAGTCTTTTACTTGAATATCAA GCCAAAGTGAACTTTTCCGACAAGGTGGGCGAAGAAAAAGCAGATGCCGGCAAACCTAATCTATGCGACGAACCTTTGCATTTGGCCATCAAGAACGGTCACTATGAAGCGGCTCGCATTTTGCTCGAAAACGGAGCTAACGTGAACACACGTTATTTTTTCGGCTGTGAAATTAGCCTTATTTCAGCACTTAACCCAGAAGCCATGGAACTTTTATTGATGTATGGGGCCTATCCGGATTCAAGAGATCGTAGTGGATTAACTCCTCTAATGAAAGCATGTCGGAATCCACAG GCTACAGAAACCGTTCTGAAATTGATTTCCTATGGAGCAGACGTGAATGCCCAAGCAGACGAGCGGAACGATTACCGATCAGTACTTCATTATGCAGTCCTTTCAGGTAATCGTTCCATGGTGAGTCTCTTACTGAAACAAGGAGCACGACTTCGGCCACCACCAGGTGATCCAGCATTATCCAAGCCTTCGGTGTTGGATTTAGCCGTTCTTAAGGGTGACGTCGAACTGGTCAGGATGCTCATTGAAGCCG GAGCTGATGTCAACAATACTTCATCGATTTTGGGTTCGGCGTTACACGTGGCCTGTGCCGACAATGTAGCAAATAGGGCGGAAATTGTCCGGCTTTTGTTAGAAAATGGCGCTAATCCTAACATAGCAGCCAGAAGCGACGAAGGATTACCACATCCTTCCATATTAGCTGAATATATTACATCCAATGGCAACAAGGATAAGCTTGATCACGAAGTTGTCGAGTTGCTGCTCCGTCACGGAGCACAG GTGGTACTCAAGACACAACACCGTCATCCACTGGGATTGTACTCCATCTTACCTATTTTAGCACGACATCCGCGAGTCTTTTTAAATGTGATGGAAGCAGCAGAAAGTTTTGACAATGTCATGCTTAAACGCCTGAATAACGTTCCTCCGGattttaaacaaattattCTTGACCTCGCCACGCAACCCCTTTCTCTTCAACAACAATGTCGATTCTACCTGCGCCAACAATTGCAACCTAACATTCATCTTAAAATACCTTTACTCGAGATTCCTACAATACTTCAATCTTATTTACTCTTCGATATTAGCTAG